One Antiquaquibacter oligotrophicus genomic region harbors:
- a CDS encoding 6-phosphofructokinase, which produces MSIGILTSGGDCPGLNAVIRGAVLKGIQIYDKEFVGFKDGWRGVVEGDVVPLERKDIQGIAKQGGTILGTSRTNPFEGDGGPDRIKENMDRLGVESLIAIGGEGTLAAAKRLTDAGIKIVGVPKTVDNDLSATDYTFGFDTAVQIATDAMDRLRTTGDSHGRCMVAEVMGRHVGWIALHSGMASGAHAILIPEQKTSMDQIIRWVESARARGRAPLVVVAEGFKLDTMDDAHSERGLDAFGRPRLGGIGDVLAPEIEARTGIETRATTLGHIQRGGTPTAYDRVLATRYGMAAVDSVVHNHWGRMVSLRGTSITHVAFEDALGTLNVVPQSRYDEAAILFG; this is translated from the coding sequence ATGAGCATTGGCATCCTCACGAGTGGTGGAGACTGCCCCGGCCTCAACGCGGTCATCCGCGGTGCGGTCCTCAAGGGCATCCAGATCTACGACAAAGAGTTCGTCGGCTTCAAGGACGGCTGGCGTGGTGTCGTCGAGGGTGACGTCGTCCCGCTCGAACGCAAAGACATTCAGGGCATCGCCAAGCAGGGCGGCACGATCCTCGGTACGAGCCGCACGAACCCGTTCGAGGGCGACGGCGGACCGGATCGCATCAAAGAGAACATGGATCGACTCGGCGTCGAGTCGCTCATCGCGATCGGTGGAGAGGGCACTCTCGCTGCTGCCAAGCGCCTGACGGATGCCGGTATCAAGATCGTCGGTGTGCCGAAGACCGTCGACAACGACCTCTCCGCGACGGACTACACGTTCGGCTTCGACACGGCGGTGCAGATCGCGACGGACGCCATGGACCGCCTTCGCACAACGGGCGACTCGCACGGTCGGTGCATGGTCGCCGAAGTCATGGGTCGTCACGTCGGCTGGATCGCACTTCACTCGGGTATGGCATCGGGCGCGCACGCGATCCTCATCCCCGAGCAGAAGACCAGCATGGATCAGATCATCCGCTGGGTGGAATCCGCTCGTGCCCGCGGACGCGCGCCGCTGGTTGTTGTCGCCGAGGGGTTCAAGCTCGACACGATGGATGACGCGCACTCCGAGCGCGGACTCGACGCCTTCGGCCGCCCCCGTCTCGGAGGCATTGGCGACGTGCTCGCACCCGAGATCGAGGCCCGCACGGGAATCGAGACGCGTGCGACCACCCTCGGGCACATCCAGCGCGGCGGCACCCCCACCGCGTACGACCGCGTGCTCGCCACCCGCTACGGAATGGCCGCGGTCGACTCGGTTGTGCACAACCACTGGGGCCGCATGGTCTCGCTGCGCGGCACGTCGATCACCCACGTCGCGTTCGAGGATGCGCTCGGCACCCTCAACGTTGTGCCGCAATCCCGGTACGACGAGGCGGCCATCCTCTTCGGTTAA
- a CDS encoding DUF4190 domain-containing protein: protein MTDVTPPAAPEPTPAASTPPPAPAPAPAAPPASDGKTLGIIALIVAFPFNLIGAILGFVAKSQSKRAGVSNGPATAAIIVGLVLFVLTIIGVILAVVLGAGAIAGLCEGLEPGIYELEGGGTITCS, encoded by the coding sequence ATGACCGACGTGACACCTCCGGCAGCCCCCGAGCCCACCCCCGCGGCGAGCACTCCGCCGCCCGCACCGGCCCCAGCACCCGCAGCACCACCGGCATCCGACGGTAAGACCCTCGGAATCATCGCTCTCATCGTGGCTTTCCCCTTCAACCTCATCGGCGCGATCCTCGGCTTCGTCGCCAAAAGCCAGTCCAAGAGGGCAGGGGTGTCGAACGGCCCCGCCACCGCGGCGATCATCGTCGGCCTCGTGCTTTTTGTCCTCACGATCATCGGAGTCATCCTCGCGGTGGTTCTCGGTGCTGGCGCCATTGCCGGCCTGTGCGAAGGCCTCGAGCCCGGCATCTACGAACTCGAGGGTGGCGGAACCATCACCTGCAGCTAA